The following coding sequences are from one Manduca sexta isolate Smith_Timp_Sample1 unplaced genomic scaffold, JHU_Msex_v1.0 HiC_scaffold_2704, whole genome shotgun sequence window:
- the LOC119192371 gene encoding multidrug resistance-associated protein 4-like, with amino-acid sequence MGVLKDKGDKKQTKYETKKLPAEKDPPGLLSRLFFCWMFPIFYNGTQRDLEEYDLKPAKHVYDSKLVGDALEESWLQEEAAARGAGRKPSFKKVLFRTFGWSFVPGGIMQLGYVSFRTGTPLLFGKLLSYWSAESTMSREEASYYAIGMIACNWIAAYLNHHGNLFCQQFGMKLRIATSSLMFRKIMRMSNSSHGETTAGKVVNLLSNDLQRFDLAFLFLHFVWIIPIQLVAVCYLGYYQAGYAALIGLAALIIIALPIQGFLGQVLGKIRGRTAEKTDERIKVMSEVINGIQVIKMYAWEVPFQKVVDEKRRNELKEVRMATILRTVFLGFMMFTERTALFLTILTFILLGNPMSATVIYPLQQFMNAAQINITLILPLVLSFTAELIVSLRRIQEFLILDDRADLIATTPATPTSNLFRNVKGSFREFHPDAVRPLSYNQKSDTFVASHATGNMPQKNSRLLRSMSHFDDAAVQIHDVSASWTGDPNFLALKNISLRLRKGKLCAIIGPVGSGK; translated from the exons ATTTGGAAGAATATGATTTAAAGCCGGCGAAACACGTTTACGACTCGAAGCTCGTCGGTGACGCTCTTGAGGA gaGTTGGTTACAAGAAGAAGCTGCTGCTAGGGGTGCCGGTAGAAAGCCATCGTTCAAGAAAGTGTTATTTAGAACGTTTGGGTGGTCGTTCGTGCCGGGCGGCATTATGCAGTTGGGTTATGTATCCTTCAG gACGGGCACGCCCCTGCTTTTTGGAAAACTTTTGTCATATTGGTCCGCTGAATCCACTATGAGTCGAGAGGAAGCATCATATTACGCAATCGGCATGATTGCTTGTAACTGGATAGCAGCATATTTAAATCACCATGGGAATTTATTCTGCCAACAATTCGGCATGAAACTCAGAATCGCCACTAGCTCCTTAATGTTTAGAAAG aTAATGCGCATGAGCAACAGCTCTCACGGAGAAACCACTGCAGGGAAGGTGGTGAACCTTTTGTCTAATGATTTACAAAGATTCGATTTGGCGTTCCTGTTCTTGCATTTCGTTTGGATTATCCCTATACAATTGGTAGCGGTTTGCTATTTGGGTTATTACCAGGCGGGGTACGCGGCTCTTATCGGTTTAGCTGCACTCATTATTATAGCTTTACCTATTCAAG GGTTTCTTGGTCAAGTATTAGGCAAGATTCGAGGTCGCACTGCAGAGAAAACTGATGAAAGGATTAAAGTGATGAGCGAAGTTATAAATGGCATTCAA GTGATAAAAATGTACGCATGGGAGGTACCGTTCCAAAAAGTAGTTGACGAGAAGAGGAGAAATGAATTGAAGGAGGTGCGGATGGCGACAATCCTTCGCACAGTGTTCCTCGGGTTCATGATGTTTACGGAGAGGACTGCGCTGTTCCTCACAATCCTCACTTTTATCTTACTTGGCAACCCTATGAGCGCCACTGTG ATTTATCCGCTGCAGCAGTTTATGAACGCGGCACAAATAAACATAACCCTGATATTGCCGCTGGTGCTGTCGTTTACAGCGGAACTCATTGTCTCACTCAGGAGAATTCAAGAGTTCCTGATACTTG ACGACAGAGCCGATTTGATAGCCACCACTCCGGCGACGCCAACAAGCAACTTGTTCAGAAACGTAAAGGGGAGTTTCCGAGAATTTCATCCTGACGCAGTGAGACCGCTTTCTTACAATCAAAAATCTGATACATTTGTCGCTAGTCATGCAACCG GTAATATGCCGCAAAAAAATTCAAGATTATTACGAAGCATGTCACACTTTGACGATGCGGCTGTGCAAATCCATGACGTCTCGGCCAGTTGGACTGGAGACCCTAATTTTCTGGcattaaaaaacatatcttTGCGGCTGCGTAAAGGAAAACTTTGCGCCATCATTGGACCTGTCGGGTCTggaaag